TCGCTCGTTACGCGAAGAACGCTCGGCACAGGCAGACGACGCTGTTGTGCTAAAGGTGGAAGAAGTCACGGCTCGCTACCCGAGCGCAGAGCAGAACGTACTGGAAGAAGTCAGTATCGAAGTGGAGCGCGGCAAGACAGTCGCACTGGTCGGGGAATCGGGGAGCGGCAAAAGCACGCTGGCCCGCGTGATTACGGGGCTTCTGCCGCCGGTCGCGGGAGCGGTTCGTTACAAAGGGGAAATTCTTCCGTCTGCGCTTCGCGACCGAACGAAAGAAGATCTGCGCCGAATCCAGATGATCTACCAGATGCCGGATGTGGCACTCAATCCGCGACAACGGGTACGGGATGTCATTGGTCGGCCACTCGAATTTTACCTACGGATGCGCGGGGCTCAGAAGGCGGCTCGCATTGCTGAACTGCTGCAGCAAATTGAATTGCCCGTGGATTTTAGTGATCGCCATCCCGGTCAACTGTCAGGTGGCGAAAAACAGCGGGTCTGCATTGCCCGTGCTCTTGCTGCAGAGCCCGATCTGATTATCTGTGACGAGGTCACGTCCGCGCTGGACCAGCTCGTCGCAGAAGGCATCCTCGAATTATTGCAGCGCTTGCAAAATGAGCTCGGAGTGTCGTACCTGTTCATTACTCACGATCTCGCAACAGTCAAGGCGATTGCCGACGATATCGTCGTGATGTATCAAGGAAAAATCGTTGAGCAGGGTCCGAAACAGGAGATCCTTACACCGCCCCACGAAGACTATACGGCGCTTTTGTTGTCGTCGGTTCCCGAGATGGATCCAGACTGGCTGGACGACTTGATGGACAAACGCCGAGCCGGTCAAGTACCGACATCCGGATCGCTATAATTTTTTATCGTTGTTGGGTTACACCGCGAT
This genomic interval from Gammaproteobacteria bacterium contains the following:
- a CDS encoding ABC transporter ATP-binding protein, with translation MAENLLEIRDLLIEAEIDGIWKPIVNGLSLNLQKGEIVGLIGESGAGKSTLGLAALGYTKPGCRIVSGSIRFLGQELSTLPEVELRKLRGVRISYVAQSAAAAFNPAHRLIDQFSETLVQHGRMTKSEADQRGRELFRQLELPDPDHFGERYPHQVSGGQLQRAMTAMAMGCQPEIVVFDEPTTALDVTTQIEVLAAIKEAVHARDSAAIYITHDLAVIAQVADRIMVLRYGNLVEEGETRNLLANPKEEYTKRLLAVRSLREERSAQADDAVVLKVEEVTARYPSAEQNVLEEVSIEVERGKTVALVGESGSGKSTLARVITGLLPPVAGAVRYKGEILPSALRDRTKEDLRRIQMIYQMPDVALNPRQRVRDVIGRPLEFYLRMRGAQKAARIAELLQQIELPVDFSDRHPGQLSGGEKQRVCIARALAAEPDLIICDEVTSALDQLVAEGILELLQRLQNELGVSYLFITHDLATVKAIADDIVVMYQGKIVEQGPKQEILTPPHEDYTALLLSSVPEMDPDWLDDLMDKRRAGQVPTSGSL